In the Dioscorea cayenensis subsp. rotundata cultivar TDr96_F1 chromosome 12, TDr96_F1_v2_PseudoChromosome.rev07_lg8_w22 25.fasta, whole genome shotgun sequence genome, one interval contains:
- the LOC120273881 gene encoding abscisic acid receptor PYL4-like, producing the protein MPCTPPKSPTQHHRIANTTTPATKPSDQKVPDSIARHHDLTAGPGQCCSTVVQTIMAPVTTVWSIVRRFDNPQAYKHFIKSCNVVDGTGDVGTLREVQLVSGIPAATSTERLEILDDEKHVLSFRVVGGEHRLMNYRSVTTLHAGEGTTAGGTVVVESYVVDVPAGNTPEDTLAFADTIVKVNLQSLGRTVESLVKEPAMSVPA; encoded by the coding sequence ATGCCTTGCACTCCTCCAAAGTCTCCAACCCAACATCACCGGATCGCCAACACCACCACTCCGGCCACCAAACCCTCCGACCAGAAAGTACCGGACTCCATCGCTCGCCACCACGACCTCACCGCCGGCCCCGGCCAGTGCTGCTCCACCGTCGTCCAAACCATCATGGCTCCGGTCACCACCGTCTGGTCCATCGTCCGCCGCTTCGACAATCCTCAAGCTTACAAACACTTCATCAAGAGCTGCAACGTCGTCGACGGCACCGGTGACGTCGGCACTCTCCGGGAAGTTCAACTCGTCTCCGGCATACCGGCGGCGACAAGCACCGAAAGGTTAGAGATCTTGGACGACGAGAAGCACGTGTTGAGTTTCAGAGTGGTTGGTGGGGAACACCGGCTGATGAACTACAGGTCGGTGACGACGTTGCACGCCGGAGAAGGGACGACGGCGGGAGGGACGGTGGTGGTGGAGTCGTACGTTGTGGACGTGCCGGCGGGGAACACGCCGGAGGATACACTGGCGTTTGCTGATACTATTGTGAAGGTTAACTTGCAATCACTTGGCCGGACGGTGGAGAGTCTTGTGAAGGAACCGGCGATGTCGGTGCCGGCGTGA